Proteins from one Gallus gallus isolate bGalGal1 chromosome 17, bGalGal1.mat.broiler.GRCg7b, whole genome shotgun sequence genomic window:
- the FAM129B gene encoding protein Niban 2 isoform X3, whose translation MTGKEQEKWGAVFQDCVRHCNNGISEDSKVEAPAFTDAVRMYRQSKEQYGTWDMLCGNQSQVLSNLVMEELLPELRSAIGPRLKGKTQERQRTWIQISDAVYRMVYEQTKAQYDAMVAKCELERPQMESSIRTDMDQIITSKEHLASKIRAFVLPKAEICVRNHVQPYISSILEALMTPTSQGFAEVREVFFKEVTDMNMNIVNEGGLEKLVEYMEKLSHLAFHPVKMQSCYEKMEQLKLEGLQQRFDVSSTSVFKQRAQIHMRQQMDDALYTFETLLHQELGKLQGKDELCKSIQRILERVLKKYDYDSSTVRKKFFREALLQITIPFLLKKLAPTCKGELAKFQELIFEDFASFILVENTYEEVVLQSVMKDIMQAVKEAAVQRKHNLYRDSMVMHNSDPNLHLLGEGSPIDWGEEHGGQPEAEPAADKRRRAKQVVSVIQDDEGALPYEMGAEMLMSPSSPEPPEPRVPPGSPDGVAEIREALAKESIEVLTEERLTNGTHSTQDSGATKEVVVAAGAAPGDGPNKGPASDGGGARRAAPAAPTSGAKVPSEDGVRHAPAAPPAPEAESAARDEVQRAVPASPTTGSEVLSQDGLHRAAPASSVSGAEVTSGAEIPSGDKVPHGTSASPAPGADVPPSDKVHRGVPASPAPRAEIPPGDEVHHATPASPAPRAEVPLPPAGTTCHQRSDKETGEEVALPEACSPPQPAGTTESIEGMQTEF comes from the exons ATGACGGGCAAAGAACAGGAGAAGTGGGGAGCTGTGTTCCAGGACTGCGTGCGGCACTGCAACAACG GGATCTCGGAGGACTCCAAAGTGGAGGCTCCAGCCTTCACTGACGCCGTCCGCATGTACCGCCAGTCCAAGGAGCAGTACGGCACCTGGGACATGCTGTGTGGCAACCAGAGCCAG gtcctgagcaacctggtgatggaggagctgctgccggAGCTGCGGAGCGCCATCGGCCCACGGCTGAAGGGCAAAACACAGGAGCGCCAGCGGACCTGGATCCAG atCTCGGATGCAGTCTATAGGATGGTCTACGAGCAGACCAAGGCACAGTATGATGCCATGGTGGCCAAGTGCGAGCTGGAGCGGCCCCAGATGGAGAGCAGCATCCGGACTGACATGGACCAGATCATCACCTCCAAGGAGCACCTGGCCAGCAAGATCCGAG CCTTCGTCCTCCCCAAAGCGGAGATCTGTGTCCGTAACCACGTCCAGCCCTACATCTCCTCCATCCTGGAGGCCCTGATGACCCCGACGAGCCAGGGCTTCGCCGAGGTGCGGGAGGTCTTCTTCAAGGAGGTGACGGACATGAACATGAACATCGTCAATGAGGGCGGCCTGGAGAAGCTGGTGGAG TACATGGAGAAGCTGTCCCACCTGGCCTTCCACCCAGTGAAGATGCAGTCGTGCTACGAGAAGATGGAGCAGCTGAAGCTGGAGGGCCTCCAGCAGCGCTTCGACGTCTCCAGCACGTCTGTCTTCAAGCAGAGGGCTCAGATCCACATGCGACAG CAAATGGATGACGCCTTGTACACCTTCGAGACGCTGCTCCACCAGGAGCTGGGGAAGCTGCAGGGCAAGGATGAACTCTGCAAGTCCATCCAGCGCATCCTGGAGAGGGTGCTCAAg AAATATGATTACGACAGCAGCACGGTGCGGAAGAAGTTCTTCAGGGAGGCCCTGCTGCAGATCACCATCCCTTTCCTGCTGAAGAAGCTGGCACCCACCTGCAAGGGG GAGCTAGCCAAGTTCCAGGAGCTCATCTTCGAGGACTTTGCCAGCTTCATCCTGGTGGAGAACACATATGAGGAGGTCGTGCTGCAGTCTGTGATGAAGGACATCATGCAAG CCGTGAAGGAGGCAGCCGTGCAGCGGAAGCACAACCTGTACCGTGACAGCATGGTGATGCACAACAGCGATCCCAACCTGCACCTGCTGGGCGAGGGCAGCCCCATCGACTGGGGCGAGGAGCACGGCGGGCAGCCCGAGGCTGAGCCGGCCGCCGACAAGCGCCGCAGGGCCAAGCAGGTGGTGTCGGTGATCCAGGACGACGAGGGGGCCCTGCCCTACGAGATGGGTGCCGAGATGCTGATGTCCCCCAGCTCGCCCGAGCCCCCAGAGCCCAGGGTGCCTCCGGGGTCCCCGGATGGGGTGGCGGAGATCCGGGAGGCGCTGGCCAAGGAGAGCATTGAGGTGCTCACAGAGGAGAGGCTGACGAACGGTACCCACAGCACGCAGGACAGCGGTGCCaccaaggaggtggtggtggcagcGGGGGCTGCACCGGGTGATGGCCCCAATAAGGGTCCGGCCAGTGATGGGGGTGGGGCGCGGCGTGCTGCACCGGCAGCACCCACATCTGGAGCCAAGGTCCCGTCAGAGGATGGGGTGCGCCAtgcaccagcagcaccacctgCTCCTGAAGCCGAGAGCGCAGCAAGGGATGAGGTGCAGCGGGCCGTGCCTGCATCACCCACAACTGGATCCGAGGTCCTGTCACAGGATGGGCTGCACCGTGCTGCGCCTGCATCATCTGTATCTGGAGCTGAGGTCACATCTGGAGCTGAGATCCCATCTGGTGATAAGGTGCCTCATGGCACATCCGCATCTCCTGCACCCGGAGCTGATGTCCCACCCAGCGATAAGGTGCACCGTGGTGTGCCTGCATCACCTGCACCCAGAGCTGAGATCCCACCAGGAGATGAAGTGCATCATGCCACACCGGCATCCCCTGCACCCAGAGCAGAGGTCCCACTGCCGCCTGCTGGGACCACTTGCCACCAGCGCAGTGACAAGGAGACGGGTGAGGAGGTGGCCCTCCCAGAGGCATGCAGCCCCCCACAGCCCGCGGGCACGACGGAGAGCATTGAGGGGATGCAGACTGAGTTCTAG
- the SLC31A2 gene encoding probable low affinity copper uptake protein 2 isoform X1, with amino-acid sequence MTFSFSDRLVLLFDCWSVHSPTGLALSVLVILLLSVLYEVVKMGKAKVLRRALLAVPPTFSQDTLLGPNEGDSGDGGGGDSEDSGGQEREAMQGRWFRYHVGQTLLHVVQVVVGYTLMLAVMSYNAWIFLGVVAGSALGYFVVYPLLCVGYGAVASHPIQ; translated from the exons ATGACTTTCTCCTTCTCGGACAGGCTGGTGCTGCTCTTTGACTGCTGGAGcgtgcacagccccacag GGCTGGCACTGTCCGTGCTGGTGATCCTGCTGCTCTCCGTGCTGTATGAAGTGGTGAAGATGGGCAAAGCCAAAGTGCTGCGGAGGGCGCTGCTGGCCGTGCCCCCCACCTTCAgccaggacacactgctgggaCCCAACGAAGGGGACAGCGGGGATGGCGGCGGTGGGGACAGTGAGGACAGCGGTGGCCAGGAGCGTGAGGCCATGCAGGGCAg GTGGTTCCGGTACCATGTGGGCCAGACGTTGCTCCACGTGGTTCAGGTGGTGGTGGGCTACACGCTGATGCTGGCTGTCATGTCTTACAACGCATGGATCTTCCTCGGGGTGGTTgcaggctctgctctgggctACTTTGTGGTGTACCCACTGCTCTGCGTGGGCTACGGGGCTGTCGCCTCTCATCCCATCCAGTAG
- the SLC31A2 gene encoding probable low affinity copper uptake protein 2: protein MEMTFSFSDRLVLLFDCWSVHSPTGLALSVLVILLLSVLYEVVKMGKAKVLRRALLAVPPTFSQDTLLGPNEGDSGDGGGGDSEDSGGQEREAMQGRWFRYHVGQTLLHVVQVVVGYTLMLAVMSYNAWIFLGVVAGSALGYFVVYPLLCVGYGAVASHPIQ, encoded by the exons atggag ATGACTTTCTCCTTCTCGGACAGGCTGGTGCTGCTCTTTGACTGCTGGAGcgtgcacagccccacag GGCTGGCACTGTCCGTGCTGGTGATCCTGCTGCTCTCCGTGCTGTATGAAGTGGTGAAGATGGGCAAAGCCAAAGTGCTGCGGAGGGCGCTGCTGGCCGTGCCCCCCACCTTCAgccaggacacactgctgggaCCCAACGAAGGGGACAGCGGGGATGGCGGCGGTGGGGACAGTGAGGACAGCGGTGGCCAGGAGCGTGAGGCCATGCAGGGCAg GTGGTTCCGGTACCATGTGGGCCAGACGTTGCTCCACGTGGTTCAGGTGGTGGTGGGCTACACGCTGATGCTGGCTGTCATGTCTTACAACGCATGGATCTTCCTCGGGGTGGTTgcaggctctgctctgggctACTTTGTGGTGTACCCACTGCTCTGCGTGGGCTACGGGGCTGTCGCCTCTCATCCCATCCAGTAG
- the FAM129B gene encoding protein Niban 2 isoform X2, with translation MAARWAGARRKGQKLEKTGKVLGEFSRCYREQYGVALFNSIRYEIEGNGGPQAQLLHRKVPLEDHVIYSGNLFQYIEENKKWRNRFCVVPHNYGLVLYENKLAYERELPPRVLINSAGYKVLTSVEQYLELVSSSLPGITPKSGNTPILKCPTDFPLILWHPYARHYYFCLMTGKEQEKWGAVFQDCVRHCNNGISEDSKVEAPAFTDAVRMYRQSKEQYGTWDMLCGNQSQVLSNLVMEELLPELRSAIGPRLKGKTQERQRTWIQISDAVYRMVYEQTKAQYDAMVAKCELERPQMESSIRTDMDQIITSKEHLASKIRAFVLPKAEICVRNHVQPYISSILEALMTPTSQGFAEVREVFFKEVTDMNMNIVNEGGLEKLVEYMEKLSHLAFHPVKMQSCYEKMEQLKLEGLQQRFDVSSTSVFKQRAQIHMRQQMDDALYTFETLLHQELGKLQGKDELCKSIQRILERVLKKYDYDSSTVRKKFFREALLQITIPFLLKKLAPTCKGELAKFQELIFEDFASFILVENTYEEVVLQSVMKDIMQAVKEAAVQRKHNLYRDSMVMHNSDPNLHLLGEGSPIDWGEEHGGQPEAEPAADKRRRAKQVVSVIQDDEGALPYEMGAEMLMSPSSPEPPEPRVPPGSPDGVAEIREALAKESIEVLTEERLTNGTHSTQDSGATKEVVVAAGAAPGDGPNKGPASDGGGARRAAPAAPTSGAKVPSEDGVRHAPAAPPAPEAESAARDEVQRAVPASPTTGSEVLSQDGLHRAAPASSVSGAEVTSGAEIPSGDKVPHGTSASPAPGADVPPSDKVHRGVPASPAPRAEIPPGDEVHHATPASPAPRAEVPLPPAGTTCHQRSDKETGEEVALPEACSPPQPAGTTESIEGMQTEF, from the exons AGAAGACCGGGAAGGTGCTGGGGGAATTCTCCCGCTGCTACAGGGAACAGTATGGGGTAGCACTCTTCAACAGCATCCGCTATGAGATTGAAGGCAATGGGGGGCCgcaggcacagctgctgcaccgCAAG GTCCCTCTGGAGGACCACGTCATCTACTcgggcaacctcttccagtacATCGAAGAGAACAAGAAGTGGAGGAACCGCTTCTGCGTGGTCCCACACAACTATGGGCTGGTGCTGTATGAGAACAAACTG GCTTACGAGAGAGAGCTGCCTCCCCGTGTGCTGATCAACAGTGCAGGCTACAAGGTGCTCACCTCAGTGGAGCAGTACCTGGAGCTGGTGAGCAGCAGCCTGCCCG GCATCACCCCCAAATCGGGGAACACCCCCATCCTGAAGTGCCCCACGGATTTCCCCCTCATCCTCTGGCACCCCTACGCCCGGCACTATTACTTCTGCCTGATGACGGGCAAAGAACAGGAGAAGTGGGGAGCTGTGTTCCAGGACTGCGTGCGGCACTGCAACAACG GGATCTCGGAGGACTCCAAAGTGGAGGCTCCAGCCTTCACTGACGCCGTCCGCATGTACCGCCAGTCCAAGGAGCAGTACGGCACCTGGGACATGCTGTGTGGCAACCAGAGCCAG gtcctgagcaacctggtgatggaggagctgctgccggAGCTGCGGAGCGCCATCGGCCCACGGCTGAAGGGCAAAACACAGGAGCGCCAGCGGACCTGGATCCAG atCTCGGATGCAGTCTATAGGATGGTCTACGAGCAGACCAAGGCACAGTATGATGCCATGGTGGCCAAGTGCGAGCTGGAGCGGCCCCAGATGGAGAGCAGCATCCGGACTGACATGGACCAGATCATCACCTCCAAGGAGCACCTGGCCAGCAAGATCCGAG CCTTCGTCCTCCCCAAAGCGGAGATCTGTGTCCGTAACCACGTCCAGCCCTACATCTCCTCCATCCTGGAGGCCCTGATGACCCCGACGAGCCAGGGCTTCGCCGAGGTGCGGGAGGTCTTCTTCAAGGAGGTGACGGACATGAACATGAACATCGTCAATGAGGGCGGCCTGGAGAAGCTGGTGGAG TACATGGAGAAGCTGTCCCACCTGGCCTTCCACCCAGTGAAGATGCAGTCGTGCTACGAGAAGATGGAGCAGCTGAAGCTGGAGGGCCTCCAGCAGCGCTTCGACGTCTCCAGCACGTCTGTCTTCAAGCAGAGGGCTCAGATCCACATGCGACAG CAAATGGATGACGCCTTGTACACCTTCGAGACGCTGCTCCACCAGGAGCTGGGGAAGCTGCAGGGCAAGGATGAACTCTGCAAGTCCATCCAGCGCATCCTGGAGAGGGTGCTCAAg AAATATGATTACGACAGCAGCACGGTGCGGAAGAAGTTCTTCAGGGAGGCCCTGCTGCAGATCACCATCCCTTTCCTGCTGAAGAAGCTGGCACCCACCTGCAAGGGG GAGCTAGCCAAGTTCCAGGAGCTCATCTTCGAGGACTTTGCCAGCTTCATCCTGGTGGAGAACACATATGAGGAGGTCGTGCTGCAGTCTGTGATGAAGGACATCATGCAAG CCGTGAAGGAGGCAGCCGTGCAGCGGAAGCACAACCTGTACCGTGACAGCATGGTGATGCACAACAGCGATCCCAACCTGCACCTGCTGGGCGAGGGCAGCCCCATCGACTGGGGCGAGGAGCACGGCGGGCAGCCCGAGGCTGAGCCGGCCGCCGACAAGCGCCGCAGGGCCAAGCAGGTGGTGTCGGTGATCCAGGACGACGAGGGGGCCCTGCCCTACGAGATGGGTGCCGAGATGCTGATGTCCCCCAGCTCGCCCGAGCCCCCAGAGCCCAGGGTGCCTCCGGGGTCCCCGGATGGGGTGGCGGAGATCCGGGAGGCGCTGGCCAAGGAGAGCATTGAGGTGCTCACAGAGGAGAGGCTGACGAACGGTACCCACAGCACGCAGGACAGCGGTGCCaccaaggaggtggtggtggcagcGGGGGCTGCACCGGGTGATGGCCCCAATAAGGGTCCGGCCAGTGATGGGGGTGGGGCGCGGCGTGCTGCACCGGCAGCACCCACATCTGGAGCCAAGGTCCCGTCAGAGGATGGGGTGCGCCAtgcaccagcagcaccacctgCTCCTGAAGCCGAGAGCGCAGCAAGGGATGAGGTGCAGCGGGCCGTGCCTGCATCACCCACAACTGGATCCGAGGTCCTGTCACAGGATGGGCTGCACCGTGCTGCGCCTGCATCATCTGTATCTGGAGCTGAGGTCACATCTGGAGCTGAGATCCCATCTGGTGATAAGGTGCCTCATGGCACATCCGCATCTCCTGCACCCGGAGCTGATGTCCCACCCAGCGATAAGGTGCACCGTGGTGTGCCTGCATCACCTGCACCCAGAGCTGAGATCCCACCAGGAGATGAAGTGCATCATGCCACACCGGCATCCCCTGCACCCAGAGCAGAGGTCCCACTGCCGCCTGCTGGGACCACTTGCCACCAGCGCAGTGACAAGGAGACGGGTGAGGAGGTGGCCCTCCCAGAGGCATGCAGCCCCCCACAGCCCGCGGGCACGACGGAGAGCATTGAGGGGATGCAGACTGAGTTCTAG
- the FAM129B gene encoding protein Niban 2 isoform X1 encodes MGDVLSSHLDEGRRQHIAEKTGKVLGEFSRCYREQYGVALFNSIRYEIEGNGGPQAQLLHRKVPLEDHVIYSGNLFQYIEENKKWRNRFCVVPHNYGLVLYENKLAYERELPPRVLINSAGYKVLTSVEQYLELVSSSLPGITPKSGNTPILKCPTDFPLILWHPYARHYYFCLMTGKEQEKWGAVFQDCVRHCNNGISEDSKVEAPAFTDAVRMYRQSKEQYGTWDMLCGNQSQVLSNLVMEELLPELRSAIGPRLKGKTQERQRTWIQISDAVYRMVYEQTKAQYDAMVAKCELERPQMESSIRTDMDQIITSKEHLASKIRAFVLPKAEICVRNHVQPYISSILEALMTPTSQGFAEVREVFFKEVTDMNMNIVNEGGLEKLVEYMEKLSHLAFHPVKMQSCYEKMEQLKLEGLQQRFDVSSTSVFKQRAQIHMRQQMDDALYTFETLLHQELGKLQGKDELCKSIQRILERVLKKYDYDSSTVRKKFFREALLQITIPFLLKKLAPTCKGELAKFQELIFEDFASFILVENTYEEVVLQSVMKDIMQAVKEAAVQRKHNLYRDSMVMHNSDPNLHLLGEGSPIDWGEEHGGQPEAEPAADKRRRAKQVVSVIQDDEGALPYEMGAEMLMSPSSPEPPEPRVPPGSPDGVAEIREALAKESIEVLTEERLTNGTHSTQDSGATKEVVVAAGAAPGDGPNKGPASDGGGARRAAPAAPTSGAKVPSEDGVRHAPAAPPAPEAESAARDEVQRAVPASPTTGSEVLSQDGLHRAAPASSVSGAEVTSGAEIPSGDKVPHGTSASPAPGADVPPSDKVHRGVPASPAPRAEIPPGDEVHHATPASPAPRAEVPLPPAGTTCHQRSDKETGEEVALPEACSPPQPAGTTESIEGMQTEF; translated from the exons AGAAGACCGGGAAGGTGCTGGGGGAATTCTCCCGCTGCTACAGGGAACAGTATGGGGTAGCACTCTTCAACAGCATCCGCTATGAGATTGAAGGCAATGGGGGGCCgcaggcacagctgctgcaccgCAAG GTCCCTCTGGAGGACCACGTCATCTACTcgggcaacctcttccagtacATCGAAGAGAACAAGAAGTGGAGGAACCGCTTCTGCGTGGTCCCACACAACTATGGGCTGGTGCTGTATGAGAACAAACTG GCTTACGAGAGAGAGCTGCCTCCCCGTGTGCTGATCAACAGTGCAGGCTACAAGGTGCTCACCTCAGTGGAGCAGTACCTGGAGCTGGTGAGCAGCAGCCTGCCCG GCATCACCCCCAAATCGGGGAACACCCCCATCCTGAAGTGCCCCACGGATTTCCCCCTCATCCTCTGGCACCCCTACGCCCGGCACTATTACTTCTGCCTGATGACGGGCAAAGAACAGGAGAAGTGGGGAGCTGTGTTCCAGGACTGCGTGCGGCACTGCAACAACG GGATCTCGGAGGACTCCAAAGTGGAGGCTCCAGCCTTCACTGACGCCGTCCGCATGTACCGCCAGTCCAAGGAGCAGTACGGCACCTGGGACATGCTGTGTGGCAACCAGAGCCAG gtcctgagcaacctggtgatggaggagctgctgccggAGCTGCGGAGCGCCATCGGCCCACGGCTGAAGGGCAAAACACAGGAGCGCCAGCGGACCTGGATCCAG atCTCGGATGCAGTCTATAGGATGGTCTACGAGCAGACCAAGGCACAGTATGATGCCATGGTGGCCAAGTGCGAGCTGGAGCGGCCCCAGATGGAGAGCAGCATCCGGACTGACATGGACCAGATCATCACCTCCAAGGAGCACCTGGCCAGCAAGATCCGAG CCTTCGTCCTCCCCAAAGCGGAGATCTGTGTCCGTAACCACGTCCAGCCCTACATCTCCTCCATCCTGGAGGCCCTGATGACCCCGACGAGCCAGGGCTTCGCCGAGGTGCGGGAGGTCTTCTTCAAGGAGGTGACGGACATGAACATGAACATCGTCAATGAGGGCGGCCTGGAGAAGCTGGTGGAG TACATGGAGAAGCTGTCCCACCTGGCCTTCCACCCAGTGAAGATGCAGTCGTGCTACGAGAAGATGGAGCAGCTGAAGCTGGAGGGCCTCCAGCAGCGCTTCGACGTCTCCAGCACGTCTGTCTTCAAGCAGAGGGCTCAGATCCACATGCGACAG CAAATGGATGACGCCTTGTACACCTTCGAGACGCTGCTCCACCAGGAGCTGGGGAAGCTGCAGGGCAAGGATGAACTCTGCAAGTCCATCCAGCGCATCCTGGAGAGGGTGCTCAAg AAATATGATTACGACAGCAGCACGGTGCGGAAGAAGTTCTTCAGGGAGGCCCTGCTGCAGATCACCATCCCTTTCCTGCTGAAGAAGCTGGCACCCACCTGCAAGGGG GAGCTAGCCAAGTTCCAGGAGCTCATCTTCGAGGACTTTGCCAGCTTCATCCTGGTGGAGAACACATATGAGGAGGTCGTGCTGCAGTCTGTGATGAAGGACATCATGCAAG CCGTGAAGGAGGCAGCCGTGCAGCGGAAGCACAACCTGTACCGTGACAGCATGGTGATGCACAACAGCGATCCCAACCTGCACCTGCTGGGCGAGGGCAGCCCCATCGACTGGGGCGAGGAGCACGGCGGGCAGCCCGAGGCTGAGCCGGCCGCCGACAAGCGCCGCAGGGCCAAGCAGGTGGTGTCGGTGATCCAGGACGACGAGGGGGCCCTGCCCTACGAGATGGGTGCCGAGATGCTGATGTCCCCCAGCTCGCCCGAGCCCCCAGAGCCCAGGGTGCCTCCGGGGTCCCCGGATGGGGTGGCGGAGATCCGGGAGGCGCTGGCCAAGGAGAGCATTGAGGTGCTCACAGAGGAGAGGCTGACGAACGGTACCCACAGCACGCAGGACAGCGGTGCCaccaaggaggtggtggtggcagcGGGGGCTGCACCGGGTGATGGCCCCAATAAGGGTCCGGCCAGTGATGGGGGTGGGGCGCGGCGTGCTGCACCGGCAGCACCCACATCTGGAGCCAAGGTCCCGTCAGAGGATGGGGTGCGCCAtgcaccagcagcaccacctgCTCCTGAAGCCGAGAGCGCAGCAAGGGATGAGGTGCAGCGGGCCGTGCCTGCATCACCCACAACTGGATCCGAGGTCCTGTCACAGGATGGGCTGCACCGTGCTGCGCCTGCATCATCTGTATCTGGAGCTGAGGTCACATCTGGAGCTGAGATCCCATCTGGTGATAAGGTGCCTCATGGCACATCCGCATCTCCTGCACCCGGAGCTGATGTCCCACCCAGCGATAAGGTGCACCGTGGTGTGCCTGCATCACCTGCACCCAGAGCTGAGATCCCACCAGGAGATGAAGTGCATCATGCCACACCGGCATCCCCTGCACCCAGAGCAGAGGTCCCACTGCCGCCTGCTGGGACCACTTGCCACCAGCGCAGTGACAAGGAGACGGGTGAGGAGGTGGCCCTCCCAGAGGCATGCAGCCCCCCACAGCCCGCGGGCACGACGGAGAGCATTGAGGGGATGCAGACTGAGTTCTAG